In the genome of Phlebotomus papatasi isolate M1 chromosome 2, Ppap_2.1, whole genome shotgun sequence, one region contains:
- the LOC129802546 gene encoding vesicular glutamate transporter 1-like, producing the protein MSSSDSPDGKFEVSTQELSPRATLSHEAYPKMKFSWKLWKSRRYIVTVMSLLGFFNVYALRVSLSVAIVAMTQKVNVTLENGTIVEEQEFDWDSKQQGLVLSSFFYGYIWTQLVGGILAARFGGHIVFGVGTGVSSILMMLSPVAAKQGVIPLIITRVLIGLFEGVSYPSIQDVYAHWAPIYERTTITGIVHSGSQIGTFTSFLVSGLFAQYLGWESIFYVFGGIGCLWFIMWMIFIKRDPASDPRISPEERAYIESNLEEPNPNKNVRRPWKSIFTSSAVIALVTTNVCDTWSTYTFLTQIPTFLNDVLKYDLGTTGILAAAPYLMFIIMVFIVSPLSDFLRTRKFLTTQQVRKTFIGFGFLVTGAFLAIMSNLDNVTAISACLILAVGITAFSKTSYFANPLDFAPNYASVIMGISNTFGTVPGIVAPTFAGFMVQNGTQEEWRVVFYIAVGFCVFGTIVFGIFGKGTVQPWAQTDITSKTKPSEEVQTSQVSKTL; encoded by the exons ATGAGTTCTAGTGATAGTCCTGATGGGAAATTTGAGGTGTCTACTCAAGAATTGTCTCCAAGAGCGACACTGAGCCACGAGGC atacccaaaaatgaaattcagTTGGAAATTGTGGAAATCTCGACGGTACATCGTCACTGTTATGAGCCTTTTGGGATTCTTCAATGTCTATGCTTTGAGAGTGAGTCTTAGCGTTGCCATTGTTGCAATGACTCAAAAAGTTAATGTTACCCTTGAAAATGGAACCATTGTTGAAGAACAAGAATTTGACTGGGATTCCAAACAGCAAGGACTAGTCCTTAGTTCATTCTTCTACGGGTATATCTGGACCCAGCTTGTTGGTGGGATTTTGGCTGCTCGTTTTGGGGGACACATT GTTTTTGGTGTTGGAACAGGAGTGAGTTCGATTTTGATGATGCTTTCACCAGTTGCAGCCAAGCAAGGGGTCATACCGTTGATAATTACAAGAGTGTTAATAGGTTTATTTGAA GGTGTATCGTATCCTAGTATTCAGGATGTATACGCTCATTGGGCACCGATTTACGAAAGGACTACCATTACTGGAATAGTACATAGTGGAAGTCAAATAGGAACTTTTACATCCTTCCTTGTATCTGGACTGTTTGCCCAATATCTCGGTTGGGAAAGCATCTTCTATGTCTTTG GGGGCATAGGTTGTCTTTGGTTTATCATGTGGATGATCTTCATAAAGAGAGATCCAGCAAGTGATCCACGAATTTCTCCCGAAGAAAGAGCCTATATTGAATCAAATCTTGAGGAACCGAATCCCAATAAAAATGTTCGACGGCCTTGGAAGTCAATTTTCACATCTTCAGCTGTTATAGCTCTCGTTACTACTAACGTCTGTGATACTTGGTCCACTTACACCTTCTTAACGCAAATTCCGACGTTCCTGAACGATGTATTAAAGTACGATCTTGGAACTACGGGTATTCTAGCAGCAGCTCCGTATTTAATGTTCATCATCATGGTCTTCATAGTTAGTCCACTCAGTGATTTTCTTCGGACCAGGAAATTTCTCACCACTCAACAAGTACGGAAAACCTTTATTGGTTTCGGTTTTCTCGTTACCGGAGCCTTCCTTGCAATTATGTCCAATTTGGACAATGTTACTGCTATTAGTGCCTGCCTTATACTAGCAGTTGGAATAACTGCATTTTCGAAAACATCGTATTT cgCAAATCCTCTGGACTTTGCTCCCAATTACGCTTCAGTTATTATGGGGATCTCTAATACTTTTGGAACCGTTCCTGGAATCGTTGCTCCAACATTCGCAGGATTTATGGTTCAGAATGGAACTCAAGAAGAATGGAGAGTCGTATTCTACATTGCAGTTGGATTTTGTGTCTTCGGGACTATAGTATTCGGGATCTTTGGGAAAGGAACAGTTCAACCCTGGGCTCAGACCGATATTACATCAAAAACGAAACCATCAGAAGAAGTCCAAACATCCCAAGTGTCTAAAACGTTATGA
- the LOC129802549 gene encoding vesicular glutamate transporter 1-like produces the protein MISDQEVKNDIHNIHIRYREYQEDAKVPFWRKRRYHVVVMVFFGLFNLLNLRINLSVGIVAMTQKMNVTLENGTIIEEQEFDWDSKEQGFILSSFFYGYITTQILGGYLASRFGGHLVFGMGIGLTAALALLIPIAAKTHIALFYATRILQGIVGGTAYPSVLVIWAQWAPVYERSFMGNVAYTGNFVGIIAAMLVSGLISVAWGWENIFYFFGTFGCIWYIVWLLVMRESPEADPFIAEAEKKYILSSIGDRSKGKDITHPWKDIFTSPAVWAVVVANFTAMWGSYTLLTQLPMFLNDTLNYNLDTTGIMAAIPYVVMVCLLFVSGYLADWVQVKGYLRTGQVRRYFNCGAFIGQMIFLLLTTFTTNPALSIIFISFGVGAGAFAWSGYIVNGLDLAPSHASIIIGLSNTFGTLSGIISPIITGYIVNDKSREQWQIVFYIAASVYLAGSIFCWFFVRGNLQPWAKIDLEELTTRNVSRMNEKTLTPPTQ, from the exons ATGATTAGTGATCAAGAGGTAAAAAATGATATCCATAATATCCATATTAG atataGAGAATATCAAGAAGATGCCAAAGTTCCTTTTTGGAGAAAACGGCGGTATCATGTAGTAGTTATGGTTTTCTTTGGATTGTTCAATCTCCTGAATCTTCGGATAAATCTTAGTGTTGGAATTGTTGCCATGACACAGAAAATGAATGTGACCTTAGAGAATGGAACGATCATTGAGGAGCAAGAATTTGATTGGGATTCCAAAGAACAAGGATTCATCCTGAGTTCTTTCTTCTACGGATACATCACAACCCAAATACTTGGCGGATATCTTGCATCTCGCTTTGGAGGACATTTG GTATTTGGAATGGGAATCGGTCTTACAGCAGCTCTAGCTTTATTAATACCAATAGCAGCTAAGACTCACATTGCCCTGTTTTATGCTACAAGAATTCTTCAAGGAATTGTTGGA GGAACGGCATATCCATCAGTATTAGTTATTTGGGCACAATGGGCACCAGTCTATGAACGGTCCTTCATGGGAAACGTCGCCTATACAGGAAATTTTGTTGGTATCATTGCTGCAATGCTTGTATCCGGCCTTATTAGTGTGGCTTGGGGATGGGAGaatatcttttactttttcg GTACATTTGGATGTATCTGGTATATTGTTTGGCTCCTTGTTATGAGAGAAAGTCCAGAAGCGGATCCTTTCATCGCGGAAGCAGAGAAGAAATACATCTTATCAAGTATTGGTGATCGTTCCAAGGGTAAGGATATCACACACCCATGGAAGGACATCTTCACATCACCAGCTGTCTGGGCTGTCGTTGTGGCAAACTTTACGGCAATGTGGGGATCCTACACTTTATTAACTCAACTACCAATGTTTTTAAATG ACACCCTCAACTATAACCTGGATACTACTGGAATCATGGCCGCTATCCCCTATGTCGTAATGGTATGTCTACTTTTTGTATCCGGTTATTTGGCCGATTGGGTCCAAGTCAAGGGATACTTAAGAACTGGTCAAGTTCGCCGATATTTTAATTGTGGTGCCTTTATTGGTCAGATGATCTTCTTACTCTTGACCACTTTTACAACCAATCCCGCATTGAGTATTATCTTCATAAGTTTTGGAGTAGGTGCTGGTGCTTTTGCCTGGTCAGGGTATATTGTCAATGGCCTCGATCTGGCGCCCAGTCATGCGTCCATCATAATTGGTCTATCAAATACTTTCGGAACTCTTTCCGGAATTATCAGTCCAATTATTACGGGATACATTGTGAATGATAAGAGCCGTGAGCAGTGGCAAATTGTCTTTTATATAGCGGCCAGTGTTTACTTAGCTGGATCAATATTTTGTTGGTTTTTTGTTAGGGGAAATCTTCAACCCTGGGCCAAAATTGACCTTGAAGAATTAACAACTAGAAATGTATCAAGAATGAATGAAAAAACACTTACTCCGCcaacacaataa